Proteins encoded in a region of the Melospiza georgiana isolate bMelGeo1 chromosome 2, bMelGeo1.pri, whole genome shotgun sequence genome:
- the NIT2 gene encoding omega-amidase NIT2, producing MRAAAGAMASFRLALIQLHVSAVKSDNLQRACGLVREASAKGAKLVALPECFNSPYGTQYFKEYAEKIPGESTQKLSEVAKECSIYLIGGSIPEEDGGKLYNTCAVFGPDGALLAKHRKVHLFDINVPGKIQFKESETLSPGNSFSVFDTPYCKVGLGICYDMRFAEMAQIYGQKGCQLLIYPGAFNMTTGPAHWELLQRGRAVDNQLYVATVSPARDEKASYVAWGHSTVVNPWGEVIAKAGAEETVVYTDIDLKKLAEIRQQIPILSQKRSDLYGVEMKK from the exons ATGCGGGCGGCCGCCGGAGCCATGGCGT CCTTCCGCCTTGCTCTCATCCAGCTCCATGTATCTGCTGTTAAATCAGATAATCTCCAACGAGCCTGTGGGCTGGTGAGGGAAGCATCAGCTAAAGGAGCAAAACTTGTGGCTCTGCCA GAATGCTTTAATTCTCCATATGGAACCCAGTACTTTAAGGAGTATGCAGAGAAGATCCCTGGGGAATCAACACAAAAGCTGTCAGAAGTTGCAAAGGAGTGCAGCATATATCTCATTGGAG GATCCATTCCAGAAGAGGATGGTGGAAAGCTCTATAATACATGTGCTGTCTTTGGGCCTGATGGTGCTCTTCTGGCCAAGCATAGGAAG GTTCATTTGTTTGACATTAATGTTCCTGGGAAGATCCAGTTCAAAGAGTCTGAAACACTGAGTCCAGGGAATAGCTTCTCTGTGTTTGACACAC CATACTGCAAAGTGGGCCTGGGCATCTGCTATGATATGAGATTTGCTGAGATGGCTCAAATCTACGGCCAGAAAG GTTGCCAGCTGCTGATATATCCAGGGGCTTTTAACATGACTACAGGACCAGCTCATTGGGAACTCTTACAAAGGGGAAG agctgtTGATAATCAACTCTACGTAGCTACTGTATCTCCTGCTAGAGATGAAAAAGCATCCTATGttgcctggggacacagcactgTAGTAAATCCATG GGGTGAAGTCATAGCCAAAGCTGGGGCTGAGGAAACAGTTGTATACACAGATATTG ATCTAAAGAAACTTGCAGAAATACGTCAGCAGATTCCTATTTTAAGCCAGAAGCGTAGTGATCTCTATGGTGTAGAGATGAAAAAGTGA